In Equus caballus isolate H_3958 breed thoroughbred chromosome 28, TB-T2T, whole genome shotgun sequence, the following proteins share a genomic window:
- the SOX10 gene encoding transcription factor SOX-10 — MAEEQDLSEVELSPVGSEEPRCLSPGNAPSLGPDGGGGGGSGLRASPGPGELGKVKKEQQDGEADDDKFPVCIREAVSQVLSGYDWTLVPMPVRVNGASKSKPHVKRPMNAFMVWAQAARRKLADQYPHLHNAELSKTLGKLWRLLNESDKRPFIEEAERLRMQHKKDHPDYKYQPRRRKNGKAAQGEAECPGGEAEQGGAAAIQAHYKSAHLDHRHPGEGSPMSDGNPEHPSGQSHGPPTPPTTPKTELQSGKADPKRDGRSMGEGGKPHIDFGNVDIGEISHEVMSNMETFDVAELDQYLPPNGHPGHVGSYSAAGYGLGSALAVASGHSAWISKPPGVALPTVSPPGVDAKAQVKTETAGPQGPPHYTDQPSTSQIAYTSLSLPHYGSAFPSISRPQFDYSDHQPSGPYYGHSGQASGLYSAFSYMGPSQRPLYTAISDPSPSGPQSHSPTHWEQPVYTTLSRP; from the exons ATGGCGGAGGAGCAGGACCTCTCCGAGGTGGAGCTGAGCCCCGTGGGCTCCGAGGAGCCCCGCTGCCTGTCCCCGGGGAACGCGCCTTCGCTGGGGCCCgacggcgggggcggcggcggatCGGGCCTGCGAGCCAGCCCGGGGCCCGGAGAGCTGGGCAAGGTCAAGAAGGAACAGCAGGACGGCGAGGCGGACGATGACAAGTTCCCCGTGTGCATCCGCGAGGCCGTCAGCCAGGTGCTGAGCGGCTACGACTGGACGCTGGTGCCCATGCCGGTGCGCGTCAACGGCGCCAGCAAGAGCAAGCCGCACGTCAAGCGGCCCATGAACGCCTTCATGGTGTGGGCGCAGGCGGCGCGCAGGAAGCTGGCCGACCAGTACCCGCACCTGCACAACGCCGAGCTCAGCAAGACGCTGGGCAAGCTCTGGAG gctgctgaacgAGAGTGACAAGCGTCCCTTCATTGAGGAGGCTGAGCGGCTCCGGATGCAGCACAAGAAGGACCACCCGGACTACAAGTACCAACCACGGAGGCGGAAGAATGGGAAGGCGGCCCAGGGGGAGGCGGAGTGCCCGGGCGGGGAGGCGGAGCAGGGCGGCGCTGCCGCCATCCAGGCCCACTACAAGAGTGCCCACCTGGACCACCGGCACCCGGGAGAGGGCTCCCCAATGTCAGACGGGAACCCCGAGCACCCCTCAG GTCAGAGCCATGGCCCACCCACTCCTCCAACCACCCCAAAGACAGAGCTGCAGTCGGGCAAGGCAGACCCCAAGCGGGATGGGCGCTCCATGGGGGAGGGCGGGAAGCCTCATATCGACTTCGGCAACGTGGACATCGGTGAGATCAGCCACGAGGTAATGTCCAACATGGAGACCTTTGATGTGGCTGAGTTGGACCAGTACCTGCCGCCCAATGGGCACCCAGGCCATGTGGGCAGCTACTCAGCAGCTGGCTATGGGCTGGGCAGTGCCCTGGCTGTGGCTAGTGGACACTCTGCCTGGATCTCGAAGCCGCCAGGCGTGGCTCTGCCCACGGTCTCGCCACCTGGGGTGGATGCCAAAGCCCAGGTGAAGACGGAGACCGCGGGGCCCCAGGGGCCCCCGCACTACACCGACCAGCCATCCACCTCGCAGATCGCCTACACCTCCCTCAGTCTGCCCCACTATGGCTCCGCCTTCCCCTCCATCTCGCGCCCCCAGTTTGACTACTCTGACCATCAGCCCTCAGGACCCTATTACGGCCATTCGGGCCAGGCCTCTGGCCTCTACTCGGCCTTCTCCTACATGGGGCCCTCGCAGCGGCCCCTCTACACGGCCATCTCTGACCCCAGCCCCTCAGGGCCCCAGTCCCACAGCCCCACACATTGGGAGCAGCCAGTATATACGACGCTGTCTCGGCCTTAA